Proteins from a genomic interval of Epinephelus fuscoguttatus linkage group LG16, E.fuscoguttatus.final_Chr_v1:
- the etaa1b gene encoding ewing's tumor-associated antigen 1 produces MTEPRTHAAAAAEFPELWRSVSKLSHNKTQDKTNGQQMPGTSASTMCKDLQSPNRRGYSRYPGLNNGDSPGDVEPSQDIIWDPTSPTLANTGSRLRNTRVVEISDIVNRIAPKDVKRKGTESPLLQWIDDSAVPCTPDVPKPRGRKKSSRQSSVDDLMKLARQFDENMQQDRETSEQLNTVNSNLTECVNTPKTKLTETSFLNTVKDLRCPSSSDQVEAELHALFDCSTQVVSGRLSQGSTASAHSQEVKHQHLTSTLAEPRQSGLKSADKSAPAAHPAEEKGSCGSSANNCDDFDDDWENDDLLNDSLVLAMTQNPDQQHDADTKTTLQSNLKTNTTQITSVFKPTANTNSAHQPSNSKPSCCALQELCPKPKTTNRSTFKLEPNPHFHPKTAAKDVSKSSFTVLQSKSKMSDQKSATTKTLSIPIPNKITNDHKGSHTAADSGKDISDSLWDDGDDDALLYQVCDSVERISNSQPQRASPSSCQEKQDFAVDRQRKPPAPLPIDTSQSTNTSASANRQSPCAFVRSNSLPGTGRETVNFQGWNIPMKGANNKSGMSQSLPGSHVSLGTFNQCRDSSGTFQTGNVDVKPHTVTARAPQNSTSHHTAFKRNQSDSAAISNKVFVTSQMTSKCSAAEIEKKKQEALARRRLRMQNIPKP; encoded by the exons ATGACAGAGCCGAGgacacatgctgctgctgctgctgagttccctgagctgtggaggagtgtgtccaaacttagccacaacaaaacacaggatAAGACAAATGGACAGCAGATGCCTGGTACATCAGCATCTACAATGTGTAAAG aTTTGCAGAGTCCTAATCGCAGAGGCTACAGCAGATACCCCGGCTTGAATAATGGGGATTCTCCAGGTGATGTGGAACCATCGCAAGACATTATCTGGGATCCCACGTCACCCACCCTCGCTAACACTG GGTCGAGACTGAGGAACACCAGAGTTGTGGAAATATCAGATATTGTCAACCGCATTGCTCCAAag GATGTGAAACGGAAGGGGACTGAATCTCCTCTGCTGCAGTGGATAGATGACAGCGCTGTCCCATGCACGCCGGATGTTCCAAAGCCAAGAGGCAGGAAGAAGTCCTCTCG GCAGAGCAGTGTGGACGACCTCATGAAACTTGCCAGGCAGTTTGACGAGAACATGCAGCAAGACAGGGAGACTTCCGAACAGCTTAACACTGTCAACAGTAACCTCACTGAATGTGTGAACACTCCCAAAACCAAACTGACAGAGACATCATTCCTTAACACTGTGAAGGACCTAAGGTGTCCATCCTCGTCAGATCAGGTGGAGGCGGAGCTGCACGCTCTGTTCGACTGCTCCACTCAGGTAGTGAGCGGCCGGCTAAGCCAGGGCTCCACAGCATCAGCGCATTCACAGGAAGTAAAACACCAGCATTTGACTTCGACTTTAGCTGAACCTCGACAATCAGGGCTCAAGTCAGCTGACAAGTCTGCCCCAGCTGCACATCCTGCGGAAGAAAAAGGATCTTGTGGTTCTAGTGCCAACAACTGTGATGACTTTGATGACGACTGGGAGAATGACGACCTGCTTAATGACTCCCTTGTGCTGGCGATGACCCAGAATCCTGACCAACAACATGACGCCGACACTAAAACCACGTTGCAGTCTAACCTTAAGACAAACACTACTCAGATCACCTCTGTGTTCAAGCCTACTGCAAATACAAACTCAGCACATCAGCCGTCAAACTCCAAGCCAAGCTGCTGTGCACTCCAGGAATTGTGTCCCAAGCCAAAGACTACCAACCGAAGCACTTTCAAGTTAGAGCCCAACCCTCACTTCCATCCCAAGACAGCCGCCAAGGACGTTTCCAAGTCCAGCTTTACTGTTCTACAATCTAAATCAAAGATGTCTGACCAGAAATCTGCCACCACAAAGACACTGTCTATTCCTATTCCCAACAAGATCACTAATGATCATAAGGGGAGTCACACAGCTGCAGACTCTGGTAAAGACATTTCAGACAGCTTATGGGATGATGGGGACGATGATGCGCTGCTCTACCAGGTATGTGACAGCGTGGAGAGGATCTCCAACAGTCAGCCGCAGCGAGCGAGCCCCAGCAGCTGCcaagaaaaacaagattttgCTGTGGACAGACAGCGAAAACCCCCTGCGCCTCTGCCAATCGACACGTCGCAGTCCACAAACACCAGTGCCAGTGCTAATAGACAGTcgccatgtgcttttgttcgTTCTAACTCATTACCGGGGACCGGCAGAGAAACTGTGAACTTCCAAGGATGGAACATTCCCATGAAAGGTGCCAACAACAAATCAGGGATGTCTCAGAGCCTCCCAGGAAGCCATGTGAGTCTGGGCACATTTAACCAGTGCAGGGATTCCTCTGGAACTTTCCAGACTGGGAATGTGGATGTGAAGCCACATACAGTGACAGCCAGGGCGCCGCAGAACTCCACGTCCCATCACACGGCCTTCAAGAGAAACCAATCTGACTCAGCGGCTATAAGCAACAAAG TTTTTGTCACAAGCCAGATGACATCAAAGTGCTCTGCAGCCGAGATCGAGAAGAAGAAACAAGAGGCCTTGGCCAGGAGGCGACTGCGAATGCAGAACATCCCAAAACCATAG